The genome window CTTTCGCTCGCACTAGAATTCGCATCTGTCAATAATTCCAGCGAAGGCACTACTGAAGGGGACAGTGGCCGCCGTGGCAAGGTCGATGAAGCTATGAGAGAAGAGGCTGCGACTCAGATGGAGAAGGCTATTGAGAGCTGTCGAGCCAGAATGGCCCAAGAACAGAAGAAATTGGATGTATCAGACGCCTTGGACGAAGACAGAGAGACAGCtctgagaaggaaaatagCGAatgtcaaggagatcattgaAGACATGGAGCAGAGAGTTGGTTCCCAAGGAACGTTCTATTTCTTTGTTGCTTGTTACTGACGCACCACAGCTCCTAGATCTTCGTCGTCCGCCTGTGTCGGTTGAGCAACAGAACAAGGAAAGCGATACGATGCTTAGAGGAATTCTAGGCCAGATTGTAGGCCAACCAGCTGTTGAGCAGCAAGCGCGGTTGGAAGCTATTACAAAAGATGCCAAGGATCTGTCTGCATTAGTCAAAAGAAAGCCAGCTGGCATCCAACGTCCACCACGAAGTGAATCTACGGAGAAACGCTCAGCTCCAGAACAGGTTGAGGACGAGTTCAACACGAAGAAGGCACGGACGGAAAGCGCTGAGAATGTGTGATGAGTTGTCGGCCGATCTTTTTTTTCACCAGCTTCCTCAGTGTTGCCATACCCTGCTACGCTCCGACTGGACGATAGGTTATAACTCGTTGCTCGATTGCCAGTCTGTTgactttcctttctttcctttctttcctttctttatGAAAACTTCCGCCTGATACCCAACCTTCATGTCCTGCAGCGGCTTGATAAGTGGCTAATCTGACCTATGCGCTTGGTCCAACGCTTCTAGACGGCTAATACAACAGTCGCTATTGTCATTATGATCCCAGCATACCGCTGGAAAGAAGCTGGCGTGAAATGAGAGGGATTAAATAAAATTATGGCTGTGAACATCATGCCAAGTCCCGAAAAACTTAAAAGGTCTCAATATGCTCTTCAAGACGGGAACCGAAACAACGGGAGATAGCGATCCAACTTCCGACTCCTTCGGCGCAGAGCCAAACTCGGACTCCATATCCCAGCAAATATGTCTTCAcattcatcctcatcttggCCGTCAAACCCGATGTGCTCATCACAATTTATGTTTTCCGAGGGCTCAGAGCTCAGGTGGCCAGGCGATACAGGCTGATTAGTATTGCACGGTGACTCCCATGATGACGACATAGCTATTTGTTTTGTTTCCAAAATAAACTTTCCGACCTTGTATCGTTGGGACTCTTCCTCGGCGGAGACATACTTCCAGCCAAGCACACTACCGCAGAATGCACAACTGATGTCGCAGACCGTATGAAGCCCGGTGACGTATTGGCGTGGAACTGGTCGCTGCATCACAGTGTTAGGCAGCGATTCGGCCTGCGAAGTCGACCCGCTCATAGAAACAGCACTGGCGGTAGGCTCTGCAGAGACGAGGTACGCGCGGCCATGACGACCAGTAAACCCTTTGCTGATGATTTGAGCCTTGAGGCACAACTCGGCTCCACATTTGGAGCACCGGAGACATGACACATGCCCAGTAAGATATCTATTGTTCCCATTACCATGAGTATCTGCTTTGATTGTTGAAGGCCGGTGGTTGGCATTGTGGCTCCTTGGATGGAAGATTATAGACGGTAATAGGAATTTGGGAAACATGGGGGTAGGAGCTTGGTGTTTTGTCGAGAATTATTCGCTGTGCGGGATCAAG of Aspergillus fumigatus Af293 chromosome 2, whole genome shotgun sequence contains these proteins:
- a CDS encoding yippee/mis18 family protein — translated: MFPKFLLPSIIFHPRSHNANHRPSTIKADTHGNGNNRYLTGHVSCLRCSKCGAELCLKAQIISKGFTGRHGRAYLAESLPNTVMQRPVPRQYVTGLHTVCDISCAFCGSVLGWKYVSAEEESQRYKVGKFILETKQIAMSSSWESPCNTNQPVSPGHLSSEPSENINCDEHIGFDGQDEDECEDIFAGIWSPSLALRRRSRKLDRYLPLFRFPS